A single window of Desulfovibrio psychrotolerans DNA harbors:
- a CDS encoding N-acetylmuramoyl-L-alanine amidase, which yields MEMFVFRSGKLAALLLCLLCIFLLLPHVARASTTAEYQNAYQAFRSLSGDEKRANFRSHWKQLEERFLAVFKRDPNGANAPKALFYAARVNEELGKRSFLASDFKTAADYYGRVASRFPKHSWSDDSLYRRAELYYNNLNDPESALADLNTILKQYPKGDMFARARELHRRISGEKAAAKASPPAKAAAAPGQAQTKQAQTKQAPQAQPQPAKQIQPVPDVAPPSVQEPARQSQPVAAGGLMELHEIRYQGSNEYTRIVLNVTGEVPYQYQILPEDKKLGLPFRLYVDLKGTTLGSRVDSELTIADGILRRVRTGTPNPGVSRVVLDFEAVQKYTVFSLDNPYRIIIDVTSSKVAVADAAKPAAPRTEPEPAKQAAAKPAPAKKAEQSPAKKEPYVVPPGGKEQAGDLVKQLGLTVKTIMLDPGHGGKDPGAVAHGIQEKNYVLRVAKMVGDRLTKKGFTVLYTRTKDVFVPLEERTAMANVRKADMFISFHINAHRSASVVGLETYYLDLASSESAVRVAARENAVSEKRISDLQFILTDLMLNSKMQESKDLASLIQKNMVGQARSGGFSVKDNGVRSAPFYVLMGAKMPSVLVELGYCTNREEARRIQSDKYLEKMADGIVKGVDLYTRQLEKYAAM from the coding sequence ATGGAAATGTTTGTTTTCCGATCGGGTAAGCTGGCAGCACTGCTGCTCTGTCTGTTGTGCATCTTCCTTCTTTTGCCGCATGTGGCCCGGGCATCCACCACTGCGGAATACCAGAATGCATATCAGGCTTTCCGGTCACTCTCAGGCGATGAAAAGCGCGCCAATTTCCGCTCCCACTGGAAACAGCTGGAAGAGCGGTTTCTTGCCGTGTTCAAGCGTGACCCTAACGGAGCCAACGCACCCAAGGCGCTGTTCTATGCTGCCCGTGTGAACGAGGAGCTGGGCAAGCGTTCTTTTCTGGCTTCGGATTTCAAGACGGCAGCCGACTATTACGGCCGTGTTGCTTCGCGTTTTCCCAAGCATAGCTGGTCTGATGACAGCCTCTACCGCCGCGCCGAGTTGTACTACAACAATCTCAATGATCCGGAGTCCGCACTGGCGGACCTGAACACGATTCTCAAACAATATCCCAAGGGGGATATGTTTGCCCGCGCCCGCGAACTGCATCGCCGCATCAGTGGTGAAAAGGCCGCAGCCAAAGCTTCTCCTCCCGCAAAGGCGGCAGCGGCACCCGGTCAGGCCCAAACAAAGCAGGCCCAGACTAAGCAGGCTCCGCAGGCCCAGCCGCAGCCCGCAAAACAGATCCAGCCCGTTCCCGACGTTGCCCCGCCGTCCGTTCAGGAACCGGCACGGCAAAGCCAGCCGGTCGCTGCGGGCGGGCTTATGGAATTGCACGAAATCCGGTATCAGGGCAGCAACGAATACACCCGTATCGTCCTCAACGTAACGGGCGAAGTTCCCTACCAGTACCAGATCCTGCCGGAGGACAAGAAGCTCGGGCTTCCCTTCCGGCTGTACGTGGACCTTAAGGGGACTACCCTTGGTTCCCGTGTGGACAGCGAACTGACCATAGCGGACGGCATTCTGCGCCGGGTACGCACCGGAACGCCCAATCCGGGGGTAAGCCGTGTTGTGCTGGATTTCGAAGCTGTACAGAAATACACGGTTTTTTCGCTCGATAATCCCTACCGCATCATCATAGACGTAACTTCCTCCAAGGTGGCTGTCGCGGATGCGGCAAAACCGGCGGCACCCCGCACGGAACCGGAACCTGCGAAGCAGGCTGCGGCAAAACCGGCCCCTGCCAAAAAGGCAGAGCAGTCCCCTGCAAAGAAGGAGCCCTACGTTGTTCCCCCCGGTGGCAAGGAACAGGCGGGCGATCTTGTCAAGCAGCTGGGCCTGACCGTAAAGACCATCATGCTTGATCCCGGCCACGGAGGAAAAGACCCCGGTGCCGTGGCGCACGGTATTCAGGAAAAAAACTATGTTCTGCGTGTGGCCAAGATGGTGGGCGACCGCCTTACCAAGAAAGGCTTCACGGTCCTGTATACAAGAACCAAGGATGTCTTCGTGCCGCTTGAGGAGCGAACTGCCATGGCAAACGTGCGCAAGGCAGACATGTTCATCTCCTTTCACATAAACGCGCACCGCAGCGCTTCCGTCGTGGGGCTGGAAACCTACTACCTTGACCTCGCCAGTTCCGAGAGTGCTGTCCGCGTGGCCGCGCGGGAAAACGCGGTGAGCGAAAAGCGCATCAGCGACCTGCAGTTCATTCTCACCGACCTGATGCTCAATTCCAAGATGCAGGAATCCAAGGATCTGGCTTCGCTTATCCAGAAGAACATGGTGGGGCAGGCCCGTTCCGGCGGATTTTCGGTCAAGGACAACGGCGTACGCAGCGCACCGTTTTATGTGCTCATGGGAGCAAAGATGCCGTCCGTTCTTGTAGAATTGGGCTACTGCACCAACAGGGAAGAGGCGCGGCGCATCCAATCTGACAAATATTTGGAAAAAATGGCTGATGGCATCGTCAAAGGGGTGGATTTGTACACCCGGCAATTGGAAAAATATGCCGCCATGTAA
- a CDS encoding OmpH family outer membrane protein, whose product MRKILFLTLVLLVASVVPAAAGKFGYIDSMTLATESEPAKAAQEKMKGDFGAEAKTVENLAKDLEKKMQELQVQAAALSEAAREDKKVELLRMRRDVEDKQRALARKVQAANESVRKSISTMILMATQDFAKKNQYDIIFDRSYPSMVHAEPALDVTKEVMVELNRIYRENKKK is encoded by the coding sequence ATGCGTAAGATTCTTTTCCTTACTCTCGTTCTTCTGGTGGCGAGCGTGGTTCCTGCTGCTGCAGGCAAATTCGGTTACATCGACTCCATGACTTTGGCCACCGAATCCGAACCGGCCAAGGCAGCACAGGAGAAGATGAAGGGAGACTTCGGCGCGGAAGCCAAGACCGTGGAGAATCTGGCGAAAGATCTGGAAAAGAAGATGCAGGAACTGCAGGTGCAGGCTGCTGCTCTTTCCGAAGCCGCACGTGAAGACAAAAAGGTGGAACTGCTGCGCATGCGCCGCGATGTGGAAGACAAGCAGCGCGCCCTTGCCCGCAAGGTGCAGGCAGCCAACGAAAGCGTGCGCAAATCCATCTCTACCATGATTCTCATGGCCACGCAGGACTTTGCCAAGAAGAACCAGTACGACATCATCTTTGACCGCTCCTATCCTTCCATGGTGCATGCAGAGCCCGCTCTGGATGTGACCAAGGAAGTGATGGTTGAACTGAACCGCATCTACCGCGAAAACAAGAAGAAGTAG
- the lpxD gene encoding UDP-3-O-(3-hydroxymyristoyl)glucosamine N-acyltransferase — translation MARRLSDIAAELGLDLRGEDMDVAGVNTLEAAGPDEISFLANPKYVPQLASTRAGAVICSADFAGEVKRALVSDNPYLDFGRCVSLFAKAQGTLSGVHPMACIDPAARVAEGCTVYPFAYIGPRAVVGEGTVLFPGCYVGEDCSIGRGCILYPNAVLMAGTVIGDECILHAGVVLGADGFGFVPTSFGIQKIPQIGTVQIGSDVEIGANTTIDRAVLGVTSVGDSTKIDNLVQIGHNVQMGGQCLIISQVGISGSTKVGNNVTMAGQAGIAGHLSIGDGVTLGPKAGVAKDIPAGQTMGGTPAVDKGTYMRTLSVMPKLPDMYKRLQRLEKELAELKNGAEK, via the coding sequence ATGGCGCGCAGGCTTTCCGACATAGCCGCGGAACTGGGGCTGGACCTGCGGGGCGAAGACATGGATGTCGCCGGGGTGAACACCCTTGAGGCGGCAGGGCCGGATGAGATAAGCTTTCTGGCCAATCCCAAGTACGTTCCGCAACTGGCTTCCACGCGGGCGGGGGCTGTCATCTGTAGTGCCGATTTCGCCGGAGAGGTGAAAAGGGCCCTAGTCAGCGACAATCCCTATCTGGACTTCGGACGCTGCGTCTCGCTGTTTGCCAAGGCGCAGGGCACGCTCTCCGGCGTGCATCCCATGGCGTGCATAGACCCTGCGGCCAGGGTCGCGGAAGGCTGTACCGTTTACCCCTTTGCCTACATCGGGCCGCGTGCCGTGGTAGGGGAGGGAACGGTGCTCTTTCCCGGCTGTTACGTGGGCGAAGACTGTAGCATAGGCAGGGGCTGCATACTGTATCCCAACGCAGTGCTCATGGCGGGAACTGTTATCGGCGACGAATGCATTCTCCATGCGGGCGTGGTGCTCGGTGCAGACGGCTTCGGGTTCGTTCCCACGTCGTTCGGTATTCAAAAGATCCCGCAGATCGGCACTGTGCAGATAGGCAGTGATGTGGAAATAGGTGCCAACACCACTATTGACCGCGCGGTGCTTGGTGTTACCTCGGTGGGCGACTCCACCAAGATAGACAATCTGGTGCAGATAGGCCACAATGTGCAGATGGGCGGGCAGTGCCTGATCATCTCGCAGGTGGGCATTTCCGGTTCCACCAAGGTGGGGAATAACGTCACCATGGCAGGGCAGGCTGGCATTGCCGGGCATCTTTCCATAGGCGATGGCGTAACGCTGGGGCCCAAGGCGGGCGTTGCCAAGGATATACCCGCAGGGCAGACCATGGGCGGCACCCCCGCCGTGGACAAGGGAACCTACATGCGTACCCTCTCGGTCATGCCCAAGCTGCCGGATATGTACAAACGGCTGCAGCGGCTCGAAAAAGAGCTGGCTGAGCTGAAGAATGGAGCGGAGAAATAG
- the fabZ gene encoding 3-hydroxyacyl-ACP dehydratase FabZ → MTQSTPNSTNSPNSFDIRKILGLLPHRYPFLLVDRVLDFTPNQSIVAYKNVTLNEPFFQGHFPGMPVMPGVLILEAMAQTGGILVIKSTDTTIEDKLFLFTGMEKVRFRKPVYPGDRLELHCSLIRHKLKLWKMEGKAYVDGKLAAEAEMTAAIMNKEEM, encoded by the coding sequence ATGACGCAATCTACCCCCAATTCGACCAATTCGCCCAATTCGTTCGACATACGGAAGATTCTGGGACTGCTGCCCCACAGGTATCCTTTCCTGCTGGTGGACCGTGTGCTGGATTTCACGCCCAACCAGAGTATTGTGGCCTATAAAAATGTGACCCTGAACGAACCGTTCTTTCAGGGGCATTTCCCCGGCATGCCTGTAATGCCGGGGGTGCTCATCCTTGAGGCTATGGCCCAGACCGGCGGCATTCTGGTCATAAAAAGCACAGATACCACCATAGAGGACAAGCTGTTCCTCTTCACCGGCATGGAAAAGGTGCGCTTCCGCAAGCCCGTATACCCCGGTGACCGGCTGGAACTGCATTGCAGCCTCATCCGCCACAAGCTCAAGCTGTGGAAGATGGAGGGCAAGGCGTATGTGGACGGCAAGCTCGCCGCAGAGGCGGAAATGACCGCTGCCATCATGAACAAGGAGGAGATGTAA
- the lpxA gene encoding acyl-ACP--UDP-N-acetylglucosamine O-acyltransferase produces MASQIHPSAFIAPGAQLGADVVVGPCAVIEDDVVIGDRSRIDAFASVKRFTRMGTDNHIHSYALVGGEPQDLKFAGEESWLEMGNGNSVREFATLHRGTAGGGGLTRVGNGNLFMAYTHVAHDCQLGNEIVMSNGATLAGHVSVDSRAILAGLSAVHQFVRIGAYAFVGGMSGISQDLPPFMLAVGNRAGVHGPNLVGLRRLQASRELIAALKSAFRLVWHSDTPRKEALEQLEYEYGVFPEILSFVEFVRASERGILPAD; encoded by the coding sequence GTGGCTTCCCAGATACATCCTTCCGCGTTCATAGCTCCCGGCGCGCAGTTGGGTGCAGATGTCGTGGTGGGCCCGTGCGCTGTCATTGAAGATGATGTCGTCATCGGCGACCGCAGCCGCATAGATGCCTTTGCCTCCGTGAAGCGGTTCACCCGCATGGGCACAGACAACCATATCCATTCCTACGCCCTTGTGGGCGGCGAACCGCAGGATCTTAAGTTCGCCGGAGAGGAAAGCTGGCTGGAAATGGGCAACGGCAATTCCGTGCGCGAATTCGCCACCCTGCACCGTGGCACCGCCGGCGGCGGCGGACTCACGCGCGTGGGCAACGGCAACCTCTTTATGGCCTACACCCATGTGGCACACGACTGCCAGTTGGGTAACGAGATCGTTATGTCCAACGGAGCCACCCTTGCAGGGCATGTCTCCGTGGACAGCCGCGCCATTCTGGCAGGGCTTTCCGCCGTGCATCAGTTTGTGCGCATAGGTGCCTATGCCTTTGTGGGCGGCATGAGCGGCATAAGTCAGGACCTGCCTCCCTTCATGCTGGCCGTGGGCAACCGGGCCGGGGTGCATGGCCCCAACCTTGTGGGTCTGCGCCGTCTTCAGGCTTCCCGTGAACTTATCGCCGCGCTCAAGAGCGCCTTTCGTCTTGTCTGGCACTCCGACACCCCCCGCAAGGAAGCGTTGGAGCAGCTGGAGTACGAGTACGGCGTCTTTCCGGAGATTCTCTCCTTTGTTGAATTTGTGCGGGCCAGCGAGCGCGGTATTCTACCCGCCGATTAA
- a CDS encoding LpxI family protein, with translation MAQENIGIVAGGGQFPALVARGAREAGMGVVMCGFHGHTDPALASVADQFSMLHLGALNKLIEFFRSRGVRRLCFAGAISKPRALDLRPDFRAAKVLFRLRSKGDDVLLRAVMEELQSEGLAIVQAAELVPGLRGPDGVVSRRQPTQEEWEDLRYGWPIAAAIGRLDIGQCIVVKRGMVVAVEGLEGTDAALRRGAELGGAGCVAIKIVKPGQDERIDLPAIGSATMRTLVEGGYSCLAYHAGKTLFFDREEALALADAHSLAVVGLDDAFGR, from the coding sequence ATGGCGCAGGAAAACATAGGCATAGTGGCCGGCGGCGGCCAGTTCCCGGCTCTCGTGGCACGGGGCGCGCGTGAGGCCGGAATGGGCGTGGTCATGTGCGGTTTTCACGGCCACACAGACCCCGCGCTGGCATCCGTGGCTGACCAGTTCAGCATGTTGCATCTGGGCGCACTGAACAAGCTCATCGAATTTTTCCGGTCGCGCGGCGTGCGCCGTCTGTGCTTTGCGGGTGCCATAAGCAAGCCCCGCGCACTGGATCTGCGGCCCGATTTCCGCGCCGCCAAGGTGCTGTTCCGTCTGCGTTCCAAAGGGGACGACGTGCTGCTGCGCGCAGTGATGGAAGAACTGCAGTCCGAAGGCCTCGCCATCGTGCAGGCGGCGGAACTCGTTCCAGGTCTGCGCGGGCCGGACGGCGTGGTTTCCCGCAGGCAACCCACGCAGGAAGAATGGGAAGACCTGCGTTACGGCTGGCCCATTGCCGCTGCCATAGGGCGGCTGGACATAGGGCAGTGCATTGTGGTCAAGCGCGGCATGGTTGTCGCTGTGGAGGGGCTGGAGGGCACGGATGCCGCGTTGCGCCGGGGGGCGGAACTGGGCGGCGCGGGCTGTGTGGCCATCAAGATCGTGAAACCCGGACAGGACGAGCGCATAGACCTGCCCGCCATAGGCTCGGCGACCATGCGGACATTGGTGGAAGGGGGCTATTCCTGCCTTGCCTACCATGCCGGAAAGACATTGTTTTTTGATCGTGAAGAGGCGCTGGCACTGGCAGATGCCCACTCGCTGGCGGTGGTGGGGCTGGACGATGCGTTCGGCAGGTAG
- a CDS encoding aminotransferase-like domain-containing protein: MRTADRMQGVHRSYIREILKVTARPEVISFAGGLPHPDSFPADKVAQAAAHVFAEDGAAALQYSTTEGYEPLRNWIAERYAKQGLAARPDDILITTGSQQALDMVGRALCNRGEPMVIERPGYLGAIQCFSMYGVDFKPVDLLETGVDTGQLDAVLQQTGARFFYAVPNFQNPSGISYDAPTRKAVAEIAGRHGCIVIEDNPYGELRFMGEDLPPVRSYMTTPSILLGSFSKMVAPGMRLGWVYAPDGLMDSLVRAKQACDLHTATLTQRILYRYLADNDVDAHIASIRERYKTHRDLMVAAIREHFPQEVRATDPQGGMFLWCTLPQGLSAEQVFERAIQRNVAFVPGRPFYVDGTDNTFRLNFSNASPEKIEEGIARLGACLRECLHQAQSAA, encoded by the coding sequence ATGAGAACAGCAGACAGGATGCAGGGCGTTCACAGGTCGTACATACGGGAAATCCTCAAGGTAACAGCGCGGCCGGAGGTCATTTCCTTCGCGGGCGGGCTTCCGCACCCGGATTCCTTCCCTGCGGACAAGGTGGCGCAGGCGGCTGCCCATGTTTTTGCAGAAGATGGCGCGGCAGCCCTGCAATATTCCACCACAGAAGGGTATGAACCGCTTCGCAACTGGATTGCGGAACGCTACGCGAAACAGGGGCTTGCTGCCCGGCCGGATGATATCCTCATCACCACAGGCTCCCAGCAGGCGTTGGATATGGTGGGCCGCGCCCTGTGCAACCGGGGCGAGCCTATGGTCATAGAGCGTCCGGGGTACCTCGGCGCCATTCAGTGTTTTTCCATGTACGGGGTGGATTTCAAGCCGGTGGACCTTCTGGAAACCGGCGTAGATACCGGACAACTCGATGCCGTGCTGCAACAGACCGGCGCACGGTTCTTCTACGCCGTCCCCAATTTCCAAAACCCCTCGGGTATTTCCTACGATGCCCCCACCCGCAAGGCTGTGGCGGAAATTGCAGGGCGGCACGGCTGCATCGTCATAGAAGACAACCCCTACGGAGAACTGCGTTTCATGGGTGAAGACCTTCCGCCCGTGCGCAGCTACATGACAACCCCCTCCATCCTGCTCGGTTCCTTTTCCAAGATGGTTGCCCCGGGTATGCGCCTCGGCTGGGTGTATGCCCCGGACGGCCTCATGGACAGCCTCGTGCGGGCCAAACAGGCCTGCGACCTGCACACCGCCACGCTCACTCAGCGCATACTCTACCGCTATCTGGCGGATAATGACGTGGATGCGCACATCGCCTCCATCCGCGAACGCTACAAAACCCACCGCGACCTCATGGTGGCTGCCATACGCGAGCACTTCCCGCAGGAGGTGCGCGCCACAGACCCTCAGGGCGGCATGTTCCTCTGGTGCACCCTGCCGCAGGGCCTTTCCGCCGAACAGGTGTTCGAACGGGCCATACAGCGCAACGTGGCCTTTGTGCCGGGCCGCCCCTTCTACGTGGACGGAACGGACAACACCTTCCGCCTGAACTTCTCCAACGCCAGCCCGGAGAAGATAGAAGAAGGCATCGCCCGCCTCGGAGCCTGCCTGCGCGAGTGCCTGCATCAGGCACAAAGCGCGGCCTGA
- the thiM gene encoding hydroxyethylthiazole kinase, whose amino-acid sequence MDANNIWLNVVAVRQASPLVHNITNYVVMNTTANALLSAGASPIMAHAPEEMEELVAISGALVLNIGTLSRPWIESMLLAGRCAAARKVPVVLDPVGAGASALRTETCLTLLRTVRPAVVRGNASEILALCGAEGATKGVDSIKAPSDALEAAMQLSESFGCVVVVSGEEDVVLGGGRTVRLRGGSALMPRVTGMGCTATALVAAHVAAAGDAFTGALCGMAVMAVAGGMAAEQAAGPGSFQVHFLDALYAMQLQNIHDHVVVEA is encoded by the coding sequence ATGGATGCGAACAATATCTGGCTGAATGTGGTCGCTGTTCGGCAGGCGTCGCCGCTGGTGCATAACATCACCAACTACGTGGTCATGAACACCACCGCAAACGCCCTGCTCAGCGCGGGAGCTTCACCCATCATGGCGCATGCCCCGGAAGAGATGGAAGAACTGGTCGCCATTTCCGGCGCGCTGGTGCTGAACATAGGCACCCTGAGCAGGCCGTGGATAGAAAGCATGCTGCTCGCGGGGCGGTGTGCCGCCGCACGCAAGGTGCCCGTGGTGCTCGACCCTGTGGGCGCCGGTGCGTCCGCCTTGCGCACGGAAACCTGCCTCACGCTCCTGCGCACGGTGCGTCCCGCCGTGGTCCGCGGTAATGCCTCAGAAATTCTGGCCCTCTGCGGCGCAGAAGGGGCGACCAAAGGTGTGGATTCAATCAAAGCACCCTCCGATGCGCTTGAGGCGGCGATGCAGCTTTCAGAATCCTTCGGTTGTGTCGTGGTGGTAAGCGGCGAAGAAGATGTCGTTCTGGGCGGCGGCAGAACCGTCCGACTGCGGGGCGGCAGCGCCCTCATGCCACGGGTTACGGGAATGGGCTGCACGGCCACCGCGCTGGTGGCGGCGCATGTGGCGGCTGCGGGCGATGCCTTTACCGGGGCGTTGTGCGGCATGGCCGTGATGGCTGTGGCGGGCGGCATGGCGGCAGAGCAGGCCGCAGGACCGGGCAGCTTTCAGGTGCATTTTCTGGATGCGTTGTACGCCATGCAACTGCAAAATATTCATGACCATGTGGTGGTAGAGGCATGA
- the thiE gene encoding thiamine phosphate synthase, with translation MRQRVDYSLYLVTDRALCGGHGVVQTVREAVAGGVTVVQLREKSLDTRTFVETARAVRAELAPLGVPLLINDRVDVALACGADGVHLGQTDMPYETARALLGRDAIIGLSVETMAHVHEAKRLDVDYLGISPVFATSTKADTAPPWGLEGVRRIRLATHHLLVGIGGIGAGNAADVLLAGADGVAVVSALCGQPDVRLAAAALRRTVDGK, from the coding sequence ATGAGGCAGCGGGTAGATTATTCCCTGTATCTCGTCACAGACCGCGCCCTGTGCGGCGGGCACGGTGTTGTGCAGACCGTGCGCGAAGCCGTTGCAGGCGGTGTCACCGTGGTGCAGCTGCGGGAAAAATCGCTGGACACCCGCACCTTTGTGGAAACAGCCCGCGCCGTCAGGGCAGAACTTGCGCCCCTCGGCGTGCCGCTGCTCATCAACGACAGGGTGGACGTGGCGCTTGCCTGCGGTGCAGACGGCGTGCATCTGGGCCAGACAGACATGCCTTATGAAACCGCCCGTGCGCTGCTCGGCAGGGATGCCATCATCGGCCTCTCCGTGGAAACCATGGCCCACGTGCACGAGGCCAAGCGGCTGGATGTGGATTATCTGGGCATAAGTCCTGTGTTCGCCACATCCACCAAGGCCGATACGGCACCGCCGTGGGGGCTGGAAGGGGTGCGGCGCATCCGTCTTGCCACCCATCACCTGCTGGTGGGCATAGGCGGCATCGGCGCAGGCAATGCGGCAGATGTGCTGCTGGCCGGAGCGGACGGCGTGGCCGTGGTTTCCGCCCTCTGCGGGCAGCCGGACGTGCGCCTTGCCGCAGCGGCCCTTCGCCGCACCGTGGACGGAAAATAG
- a CDS encoding FAD/NAD-binding family oxidoreductase, translated as MSEPKPARVMKTIRENSDTTTIVLDVADERFKKFRPGQFATIRIMEDGVWSEPHPFTISGAPGDTLQMTIKGKGRFSSQLVPSLDSSARVQCAGPFGAFCKDITQREEVVMIAGGVGITPFLSVLRHFCKTGAQNVCTLFWCNKTFADAFAAAELEDMARSMRLTVIHVLSRETNPDMYFEEDRPHIRFEKGHFSREMLARHIRSTTASFYLCGPSGMQQTVLEELAAYGIEPDAVEKEAFAFRQSEVSPA; from the coding sequence ATGAGCGAACCCAAACCGGCCAGAGTGATGAAAACCATCCGGGAGAACAGCGACACCACCACCATTGTTCTGGACGTGGCGGACGAGCGGTTCAAAAAATTCCGTCCCGGCCAGTTCGCCACCATACGCATTATGGAAGACGGCGTGTGGTCGGAGCCGCATCCGTTCACCATATCCGGGGCCCCCGGTGACACGCTGCAAATGACCATTAAAGGCAAAGGGCGTTTTTCCTCGCAGCTTGTGCCCTCGCTGGACTCCAGCGCCCGCGTGCAGTGCGCCGGGCCTTTCGGGGCCTTCTGTAAGGACATAACGCAGCGGGAAGAGGTGGTCATGATTGCAGGCGGGGTGGGTATAACGCCGTTTCTTTCTGTTTTGCGCCACTTCTGCAAGACGGGGGCGCAGAACGTGTGCACGCTGTTCTGGTGCAACAAGACCTTTGCCGATGCCTTTGCCGCTGCGGAGCTGGAGGATATGGCACGGAGCATGCGGCTGACGGTGATTCACGTTCTCAGCCGGGAAACCAACCCGGACATGTATTTCGAGGAAGACAGGCCCCACATACGGTTTGAAAAGGGGCACTTTTCACGCGAGATGCTGGCGCGGCATATACGATCCACCACGGCCTCATTCTACCTGTGCGGACCGAGCGGCATGCAGCAGACCGTGCTGGAAGAGCTGGCCGCCTACGGCATAGAACCGGATGCTGTGGAAAAGGAGGCCTTTGCCTTCCGCCAGTCAGAAGTTTCGCCCGCCTGA
- a CDS encoding FKBP-type peptidyl-prolyl cis-trans isomerase gives MTQAKDGDSVKVHYTGTLSDGTVFDSSRDGEPLEFTLGSGMLIPGFEAAVIGMSVGDATKVSIAPENAYGSVNEELVLDIPRSQVPPHISPEVGMMLQLQTDDGMMEVVITSVTDDAIVLDANHPLAGQELTFEIEVMEIG, from the coding sequence ATGACTCAGGCCAAAGACGGTGATTCCGTAAAAGTTCATTATACCGGCACGCTGAGCGACGGCACAGTGTTTGATTCTTCCCGTGACGGCGAACCCCTTGAATTTACCCTCGGTTCCGGCATGCTCATTCCCGGCTTTGAAGCCGCCGTTATCGGCATGAGTGTGGGCGACGCGACCAAGGTTTCCATTGCACCGGAAAACGCATACGGTTCCGTGAACGAAGAACTCGTTCTGGATATTCCCCGCTCGCAGGTTCCGCCGCACATCAGCCCCGAAGTGGGCATGATGCTGCAGTTGCAGACCGATGACGGCATGATGGAAGTGGTTATTACCTCCGTTACCGATGACGCCATTGTGCTGGACGCCAACCATCCCCTTGCCGGTCAGGAACTGACCTTTGAAATCGAAGTGATGGAAATAGGCTAA
- a CDS encoding M20 metallopeptidase family protein → MDTIRTLTEQTVPYLIAARRDLHRIPELAFEEVKTAAYVARALADMGLPVDTGIAGTGVMGLLETNRPGPVVMLRADMDALPLTECTGLEYCSLHEGCMHACGHDAHMAILLATAKVLTSMRDSLRGTVKFLFQPAEEYPGGAKPMIEQGALDNPAVDYCMGLHVWPATPSGMVDVKSGPLMAAMDRFDVTIHGRGGHAAKPHECVDALEIGTQAVGALQRIISRKVDPVQPALLTVAMFRAGHAFNVIAETANFGGTLRTFDRDIRSRWEERIRQVVGGVCDAMGATFDLEFINGYPPVINDPAMADIVRRAAIATVGAQNVREATPTMGGEDMAYFLERVPGCFFFLGTGFEGGQSIHNPAFTVDEKALPAGVETFCRAVWELLGNA, encoded by the coding sequence ATGGATACCATACGTACCCTCACGGAACAGACCGTTCCCTACCTTATTGCGGCGCGGCGCGACCTGCACCGCATTCCCGAACTGGCCTTTGAGGAGGTGAAAACGGCGGCTTACGTGGCGCGGGCACTGGCGGACATGGGCCTGCCTGTTGACACCGGGATTGCGGGCACTGGCGTCATGGGCCTTTTGGAGACGAACCGCCCCGGCCCCGTGGTGATGCTCCGCGCCGATATGGACGCTCTGCCCCTCACGGAATGCACGGGCCTTGAGTACTGCTCGCTGCACGAAGGGTGCATGCACGCCTGTGGACACGATGCGCACATGGCTATTCTGCTGGCCACGGCCAAGGTGCTTACCTCCATGCGGGACAGCCTGCGCGGCACGGTGAAATTTCTGTTCCAGCCTGCCGAAGAGTATCCCGGCGGCGCAAAGCCCATGATTGAACAGGGCGCGCTGGATAATCCCGCCGTGGATTACTGTATGGGCCTGCATGTGTGGCCAGCAACTCCCTCCGGCATGGTGGACGTGAAATCCGGCCCGCTTATGGCCGCCATGGACAGGTTTGACGTGACCATACACGGCAGGGGCGGGCATGCCGCCAAGCCGCACGAATGCGTGGACGCGCTGGAAATAGGGACGCAGGCCGTGGGCGCACTGCAACGCATTATCTCCCGCAAGGTGGACCCCGTGCAGCCTGCCCTGCTCACGGTGGCCATGTTCCGCGCCGGGCACGCCTTTAATGTGATTGCGGAAACCGCCAACTTCGGGGGCACCCTGCGCACCTTTGACAGGGACATACGGAGCCGCTGGGAAGAGCGTATCCGGCAGGTGGTGGGCGGCGTGTGCGATGCCATGGGGGCCACGTTTGATCTGGAATTCATCAACGGCTATCCGCCCGTGATCAACGATCCCGCCATGGCAGACATTGTGCGCAGGGCCGCCATTGCCACCGTGGGCGCGCAGAACGTGCGCGAGGCCACGCCCACCATGGGGGGAGAGGACATGGCGTATTTTCTGGAACGTGTTCCCGGGTGCTTCTTCTTTCTGGGCACCGGATTTGAAGGCGGCCAGAGCATACACAACCCCGCCTTTACGGTGGACGAAAAGGCGCTTCCCGCTGGCGTGGAGACATTCTGCCGGGCCGTGTGGGAGTTGCTGGGAAACGCATGA